From the Shewanella amazonensis SB2B genome, one window contains:
- a CDS encoding sensor domain-containing phosphodiesterase, with amino-acid sequence MPQINTKTISVPDAMLCGWQEIVDLVADITECPSALIMRIHEDDIEVFASSRSAGNPYVPHARDALGHGLYCETVIRERQQLEVPNALKDPEWANNPDIKLGMICYCGLPIFWPDNTPFGTICILDNKERHFNDRVHALLGRFQSALEGHLQILYHKSELKVLNEELEHKVQERTQRLAELSARLLKEIEQRTAAEGHLEFHRTFDPLTHLPNRATLTERLQTLLPKLKKDEHLTLIYFGLRNFKSVNDSYGYLTGDSILVSLSQRLSLKLPDNWLLARIAGSEFVLAALHNASTEMTEQVIARVLSDCSVPFTVNTNSITVQTNLGVAIAPVDATDSVSLLQRASAAMSIAKKEGAVVSFFGQETQKAAHERLLLESHLLDALHQGELAVYFQPLVSVRDKKRLVGAEALLRWHSPELGNVGPDRFIPLAESNGQIIEIGNFVLHEAMKHAAHWCKRSNNPFKIAINISPLQFRERQFVEHIEDLLDLYELPPGTLELEITEGILLQDEHHARASLARLRHLGVQISLDDFGTGYSSLSYLQKYAFDTLKIDRSFISNLEFNEQNRELTRAIIAMAHKLKLNVVAEGVENAFQEAFIQAEECDFAQGYLYGKAIPAEKFAEKFTH; translated from the coding sequence ATGCCACAGATAAATACCAAAACCATCAGTGTGCCCGATGCCATGCTGTGCGGCTGGCAGGAGATTGTTGATTTGGTGGCTGATATCACCGAATGCCCTTCCGCGCTTATCATGCGTATCCATGAAGACGACATTGAGGTATTCGCCAGCAGCCGCTCGGCAGGCAATCCCTATGTTCCCCACGCCCGGGACGCATTGGGTCACGGCCTTTATTGCGAAACCGTGATCCGTGAGCGGCAGCAACTGGAGGTGCCCAACGCCCTCAAAGACCCCGAATGGGCCAATAACCCGGATATCAAACTGGGGATGATTTGCTACTGTGGCCTGCCTATCTTCTGGCCCGATAACACCCCCTTCGGCACCATCTGCATCCTGGACAACAAAGAAAGACACTTCAACGACAGGGTTCACGCTCTGCTGGGGCGCTTCCAATCTGCCCTGGAAGGACATTTGCAGATCCTTTACCACAAGTCCGAGTTGAAAGTGCTTAATGAGGAGCTGGAGCATAAGGTGCAGGAGCGCACCCAGCGGCTTGCCGAGCTAAGCGCCCGATTGCTCAAAGAGATTGAACAGCGCACCGCCGCCGAAGGACATTTGGAGTTTCACCGTACCTTTGACCCCTTAACCCATTTGCCCAATCGTGCAACCCTCACCGAAAGGCTGCAAACGTTGCTGCCGAAACTGAAAAAAGATGAACACCTGACACTTATCTACTTTGGGCTGCGCAATTTCAAATCGGTCAACGACAGCTACGGCTACCTCACCGGCGACTCAATTCTGGTGAGTCTGAGTCAACGACTGAGCCTTAAGCTGCCCGACAACTGGCTGCTGGCACGTATCGCAGGGTCGGAGTTTGTTCTGGCAGCACTGCACAACGCCAGCACAGAGATGACAGAGCAGGTCATTGCACGGGTACTGAGCGACTGCTCAGTACCTTTCACCGTGAACACCAACAGCATTACGGTCCAAACCAACCTGGGTGTGGCCATTGCGCCGGTGGACGCCACCGACTCGGTCAGCCTGCTGCAACGCGCCAGTGCTGCCATGAGCATTGCCAAAAAAGAAGGCGCTGTGGTGTCTTTTTTCGGTCAGGAAACCCAAAAAGCGGCCCACGAGCGATTGCTGCTGGAGTCACATCTGCTGGATGCGCTGCATCAGGGCGAACTCGCGGTGTATTTTCAGCCTCTGGTGTCCGTTCGGGATAAGAAGCGCCTGGTTGGCGCCGAAGCACTGCTGCGCTGGCACAGCCCTGAACTGGGGAATGTTGGCCCGGACCGCTTTATTCCACTGGCCGAAAGTAATGGGCAAATTATTGAAATAGGTAACTTTGTTCTGCACGAGGCGATGAAACATGCCGCCCACTGGTGCAAGCGGAGCAATAATCCCTTCAAGATAGCCATCAATATTTCACCGCTGCAGTTTCGTGAGCGACAGTTTGTCGAGCATATCGAAGATCTGCTCGATTTGTATGAATTGCCCCCCGGCACGTTGGAGCTTGAAATCACTGAAGGCATTTTGCTGCAGGATGAACACCATGCCAGGGCAAGTCTGGCGCGACTGCGTCATCTGGGGGTGCAGATATCTCTGGATGACTTTGGCACCGGCTATTCATCACTGAGCTATCTGCAAAAGTATGCCTTCGATACTCTGAAAATCGATCGCAGCTTTATCAGTAATCTTGAGTTCAACGAACAAAATCGTGAGCTGACCCGGGCCATTATTGCCATGGCGCACAAGCTGAAGCTAAACGTGGTTGCTGAAGGGGTTGAGAATGCCTTTCAGGAGGCCTTTATCCAGGCCGAGGAATGTGATTTTGCCCAGGGCTATCTGTATGGTAAGGCCATACCCGCAGAGAAGTTTGCGGAAAAGTTCACCCATTAA
- the mnmD gene encoding tRNA (5-methylaminomethyl-2-thiouridine)(34)-methyltransferase MnmD: MNITLALTGDGSHTLVNSVLDESYHVFKGALTESVYVYIDAGLIPMAALKPSLRILEVGFGTGLNVLLTRQKACAMGLDIHLTTLEPFPLNDEIVSALNYVDCLAELGGYGDRDTLAKCFRELHRAPWGQDVALQGSTLHKIQGRLEEQVFSPERFDLIYFDAFAPAKQPELWAAENFTKLFNALAPEGLLVSYCANGQFKRDLKAAGFRVESYPGPMGRRHMTRAWKGL, translated from the coding sequence ATGAATATCACGTTAGCACTCACTGGAGACGGCTCTCACACCCTGGTCAACAGCGTACTGGATGAAAGCTATCATGTTTTCAAAGGGGCGCTGACCGAGTCTGTGTATGTTTACATAGATGCGGGTCTGATACCGATGGCCGCACTAAAGCCCTCGCTGAGAATCCTTGAAGTGGGTTTTGGTACCGGGCTGAATGTGCTCCTGACCCGGCAAAAGGCCTGTGCGATGGGCCTGGATATCCATCTCACGACCCTGGAGCCCTTCCCCCTGAATGATGAAATTGTCTCGGCACTGAATTATGTGGACTGTCTGGCTGAGCTGGGCGGCTATGGTGATCGCGATACCCTTGCCAAATGCTTCCGCGAGCTGCATCGGGCCCCGTGGGGGCAGGACGTGGCATTACAGGGAAGCACACTTCATAAAATTCAGGGCAGGCTTGAGGAGCAGGTATTTTCTCCCGAACGCTTTGATCTGATTTATTTCGATGCCTTCGCCCCCGCGAAGCAACCCGAACTGTGGGCGGCTGAAAACTTCACCAAGCTGTTTAATGCACTGGCACCCGAGGGCCTTTTGGTCAGCTACTGTGCCAATGGTCAGTTCAAGCGGGATTTGAAAGCGGCAGGGTTCAGGGTCGAGAGTTACCCAGGCCCTATGGGACGCAGGCACATGACCCGGGCCTGGAAGGGACTGTAA